From a region of the Pseudomonadaceae bacterium SI-3 genome:
- a CDS encoding Tat pathway signal protein, with amino-acid sequence MKQDFQSFHANLSALDDQAINPSANVSLEQLVDRSRRNLLKGGMGLAALGFLGGSLGACRSAVQSESLIGFKGIPTQLDPAFDSVQVAPGYSARTFFSWGDAVMADAPEWNPDATDDWQAQLKQAGDNHDGMHFFPFPENPDSHGLLVMNHEYVNPPLHPNGMTFTDGKRPLDEVRKEQAAHGVSVIEVKKDAQGQWQRVMPSRYNRRISGMTPMAVGGPLAGNDALKTASDPSGREIIGTLNNCSSGFTPWGTYLVCEENWHNYFVNHDAEDMAKRVSHKRYGIEGKGLSKLYGWETADARFNATPDPTQPHGGHVHEPNRFGWVVEVDPFDPASKPVKRTAFGRYCRECSVLSLGDDGRMAFYSGDDTKGEYVYKFVPSGRYVAGDDQANRRLLDDGTLYVARFNADGSGEWLALVHGQSGLTAENGFADQAEVLLNARAAGDHVGATPMDRPEWVAVHPRSREVYVTLTNNDNRGIKWPTDKANPRPVNLHGQILRWSEEGADPTATAFTWEVFLLAGEQPGAKGAEGEPVPANLTGTINGDIFSSPDGLAFDNAGRLWIETDYGDDEAAMQAMGTNQLLCADPRTREVRRFLVGPRGCEITGITWSPDYRAMWINVQHPELSFPASDGKTRPRASTVLITKDDGGIIGT; translated from the coding sequence ATGAAACAGGATTTCCAAAGCTTTCACGCCAACCTTTCCGCGCTCGATGATCAGGCGATCAACCCGAGCGCCAACGTCTCGTTGGAGCAGCTTGTCGATCGCAGCCGACGCAACCTGCTCAAGGGCGGCATGGGCCTTGCCGCACTGGGCTTTCTTGGCGGCAGTCTGGGCGCCTGTCGTAGCGCCGTGCAGTCTGAGTCGCTGATCGGCTTCAAGGGCATCCCCACGCAGCTAGACCCAGCGTTCGATAGCGTGCAGGTTGCACCGGGCTACAGCGCACGGACGTTCTTTTCCTGGGGTGATGCCGTCATGGCGGACGCCCCCGAGTGGAATCCGGACGCCACTGATGATTGGCAGGCCCAGCTCAAGCAGGCGGGCGACAACCATGACGGCATGCATTTCTTTCCCTTCCCGGAAAATCCGGACAGCCACGGCCTGCTGGTGATGAACCACGAGTACGTCAACCCGCCGCTGCATCCTAACGGCATGACGTTTACCGACGGCAAGCGCCCGCTGGATGAGGTGCGCAAAGAGCAGGCAGCTCATGGCGTCAGCGTCATCGAAGTGAAAAAGGATGCACAGGGCCAATGGCAACGGGTCATGCCGTCGCGCTACAACCGGCGCATCTCGGGCATGACGCCGATGGCGGTGGGCGGCCCGCTGGCCGGCAACGACGCGCTAAAGACCGCTTCCGACCCCAGCGGCCGCGAAATCATCGGCACGCTGAACAACTGTTCCAGCGGCTTCACGCCCTGGGGCACCTATCTGGTGTGCGAGGAGAACTGGCACAACTACTTCGTCAACCATGACGCCGAAGACATGGCCAAGCGCGTGTCGCATAAGCGCTATGGCATCGAAGGCAAGGGCTTGAGCAAACTCTACGGTTGGGAAACCGCCGACGCCCGCTTCAACGCCACACCGGACCCGACGCAACCGCACGGCGGCCATGTACATGAGCCGAACCGTTTCGGTTGGGTGGTCGAGGTCGATCCCTTCGACCCAGCGAGCAAGCCGGTCAAGCGCACCGCGTTCGGTCGCTACTGCCGCGAGTGTTCCGTTCTTTCGCTGGGTGACGACGGCCGCATGGCCTTCTATTCCGGCGACGACACCAAGGGCGAATACGTCTACAAATTCGTTCCAAGCGGCCGTTATGTAGCGGGTGATGATCAGGCCAACCGGCGACTACTGGACGATGGCACCTTGTACGTGGCGCGGTTCAACGCCGATGGCAGCGGCGAGTGGCTGGCGCTGGTCCACGGACAGAGCGGCCTGACCGCCGAGAACGGTTTCGCCGACCAGGCTGAAGTGTTGCTCAACGCCCGCGCCGCTGGCGACCACGTGGGCGCGACGCCCATGGACCGGCCGGAGTGGGTGGCCGTGCACCCGCGCAGTCGCGAGGTCTATGTAACCCTGACCAACAACGACAACCGCGGCATCAAGTGGCCCACCGACAAGGCCAATCCGCGTCCCGTGAATCTGCACGGCCAAATTCTGCGCTGGAGTGAAGAGGGCGCCGACCCCACCGCGACCGCCTTCACGTGGGAAGTCTTCCTGCTGGCTGGCGAGCAGCCCGGCGCCAAGGGCGCAGAGGGTGAGCCAGTACCGGCCAACCTCACCGGCACCATCAACGGGGATATCTTTTCCTCACCCGATGGGCTGGCCTTCGATAACGCTGGCCGGCTGTGGATTGAGACCGACTACGGCGACGACGAGGCCGCGATGCAGGCCATGGGCACCAATCAGCTGCTCTGTGCTGACCCGCGCACCCGCGAGGTGCGGCGCTTTCTGGTCGGCCCTCGCGGCTGCGAAATCACGGGTATCACCTGGAGCCCGGACTACCGCGCCATGTGGATCAACGTGCAGCACCCCGAGCTGAGCTTCCCGGCCAGCGATGGCAAGACGCGTCCCCGGGCCTCGACAGTGCTTATTACCAAGGACGATGGCGGCATCATTGGGACCTGA
- a CDS encoding DUF2219 domain-containing protein, producing the protein MAISQLRTRVSLAVVISCTPLVSQADLYSLKIENDIFASDDGHYTNGFELMRSFEPGVDHWSRRFAEAMPGWSADQVDNVAYRLGHQLYTPDDITRAQLIEDDRPYAALLFAGMSIFSNDQHEGWRGTSGLHLDVGIVGPAAGGKKIQRRVHEITNSDEPRGWDNQLRNEPFVNLAYHYRWWGQQRLGGLEFEYGPSAGFALGNLYTYGSAGFGLRIGQRLERSFSIPAVAPAQSGSMFFDQGGGFAWSLFADVEGRYMAQNMLLEGNTWKSSHSVDPNEWVGDAKAGIALTWNSWQLAFARVWRTREFNGQANHDQFGSLTVSTWF; encoded by the coding sequence ATGGCCATTTCGCAGCTGCGCACTCGCGTGTCCCTCGCCGTCGTCATTTCCTGTACACCGCTGGTGAGCCAGGCGGACCTCTACTCGCTGAAAATCGAAAACGATATTTTTGCTTCTGACGATGGGCACTACACCAACGGTTTCGAGTTGATGCGTTCGTTCGAGCCTGGCGTTGATCACTGGTCGCGGCGTTTCGCCGAGGCGATGCCGGGCTGGAGTGCCGATCAGGTTGATAACGTCGCCTATCGGCTGGGACATCAGCTTTACACGCCGGACGATATAACTCGAGCTCAGCTGATCGAGGACGACCGTCCCTACGCCGCGCTGTTGTTTGCTGGCATGTCGATTTTCTCGAATGATCAGCATGAAGGTTGGCGCGGCACCAGCGGTCTGCATCTGGATGTTGGGATCGTCGGCCCGGCAGCTGGGGGCAAAAAGATTCAGCGCCGGGTCCACGAAATCACCAACAGTGACGAGCCGCGCGGCTGGGACAACCAATTGCGCAACGAACCCTTCGTCAACCTTGCGTACCACTACCGCTGGTGGGGTCAGCAGCGCCTTGGCGGTCTGGAGTTCGAGTACGGTCCGAGCGCCGGCTTTGCGCTAGGCAATCTCTACACCTACGGCTCTGCGGGGTTCGGGTTGCGCATCGGGCAGCGACTAGAGCGCAGTTTCAGCATTCCGGCAGTGGCGCCGGCACAGAGCGGCAGCATGTTCTTCGATCAGGGCGGCGGCTTCGCCTGGAGTCTTTTCGCCGATGTCGAAGGGCGCTATATGGCGCAGAACATGCTGCTTGAGGGTAACACCTGGAAAAGCAGTCACTCAGTGGACCCGAACGAGTGGGTGGGCGATGCCAAGGCCGGTATCGCGCTCACCTGGAATAGCTGGCAGCTGGCCTTTGCCAGGGTCTGGCGAACGCGTGAATTCAATGGCCAGGCCAATCATGACCAGTTCGGCTCGCTGACGGTCTCGACCTGGTTTTGA
- a CDS encoding DUF1318 domain-containing protein: MKTYLKLGTLLVALCLALPAAAMSLNEAMSALGQAKASGQLGEKPDGYLGIVQSGGQAEEIASQINQARRAEYYRLAQKNGIGVADVEAIAGKKAIEKTPPGQIILLNGSWVKK; the protein is encoded by the coding sequence ATGAAGACCTATCTGAAACTCGGAACCCTGCTTGTGGCGCTGTGCCTTGCGCTGCCGGCTGCCGCCATGTCGCTCAACGAGGCCATGTCCGCGCTCGGCCAGGCCAAGGCCAGCGGTCAGCTCGGCGAGAAACCCGACGGCTACCTCGGCATCGTGCAGAGCGGCGGGCAAGCCGAAGAAATCGCCAGTCAGATCAACCAGGCACGACGCGCCGAGTATTATCGCTTGGCGCAGAAGAACGGCATCGGCGTCGCTGACGTGGAAGCCATTGCCGGTAAGAAGGCCATCGAAAAAACCCCGCCCGGCCAGATCATCCTGCTAAACGGCAGCTGGGTTAAGAAGTAA
- a CDS encoding YnbE family lipoprotein → MRLCHPISILALALLATACTPRVELAVPNEPININLNVKIEHEIYIKVDKQLDSIINEDSGLF, encoded by the coding sequence ATGCGGTTGTGCCATCCCATCAGCATTCTGGCGCTGGCCCTGCTGGCCACTGCCTGTACCCCACGCGTTGAGCTGGCCGTGCCCAACGAGCCGATCAACATCAACCTCAACGTCAAGATCGAGCACGAGATCTACATCAAGGTCGACAAGCAACTCGATTCGATCATCAACGAAGACAGCGGTCTGTTCTGA
- a CDS encoding sel1 repeat family protein has protein sequence MALWLLDSQRLGQTKSVKRIAGRMLKQPALEGVVEAQSRLGRLLCHDCDSQRDRRIGFELLRQAARAGDRQAQLELGQLYCQVQHRELSKARHWLEQAAAQGSTEASRILLLLPAKR, from the coding sequence ATGGCGTTGTGGCTGCTGGACAGCCAGCGTCTAGGACAGACCAAGAGTGTCAAACGCATCGCCGGTCGGATGCTCAAGCAGCCGGCACTCGAAGGTGTGGTTGAAGCGCAGAGCCGCCTGGGACGGTTGCTCTGCCACGACTGCGACAGCCAGCGTGATCGTCGCATCGGTTTCGAACTGCTGCGCCAGGCAGCACGAGCCGGCGACCGTCAGGCTCAGCTCGAGCTTGGTCAGCTGTACTGTCAGGTTCAGCACCGCGAGCTGTCCAAAGCACGCCACTGGCTCGAACAGGCGGCTGCACAAGGTTCGACCGAAGCCTCGCGGATCCTCTTGCTGCTTCCGGCCAAGCGCTAG
- a CDS encoding DNA recombination protein RmuC, whose amino-acid sequence MPLDPLYLAAGLGALCLLLAIVTWSLQRRLSLQQAELSLLDERLSQAVMAQEGLGAQLETSRQEQADLHEARAALQSEAAVLRRETEWLQAQRLESREALDDLQAERDAQQAELRALSAAHAAVTAELNEQQKTHEQRLEDLQGARDELRAQFAELAGKIFEEREQRFAETSNERLGQLLDPLKERIQSFEKRVEESYQNEARERFSLAKELERLQQLNQRLGDEATNLTRALQGQKTQGNWGELILERVLEHAGLEKGREYHTQVSLKSADGERFQPDVLIQLPGDKQVVVDAKVSLTAYQALICAEDEGSRALALKQHVLSLRNHLKGLSLKDYQRLEGLQSLDFVLLFVPIEAAFAAALQADPELFQDAYSKHIVIVSPTTLLATLRVIDSLWRQERQSQNAREIAERAGGLYDKFAAFIQDLDEIGSRLQQLDKAYLGARNKLTDGRGNLVSRAEQLKLLGARASKRLPADWLERAGAELPLEAEE is encoded by the coding sequence ATGCCCCTCGATCCTCTCTATCTAGCAGCCGGCCTCGGTGCCCTCTGTTTATTGCTCGCCATTGTTACGTGGTCGCTGCAACGGCGCTTGTCCCTGCAGCAGGCGGAGCTGTCGTTGCTCGACGAGCGGCTGAGCCAGGCGGTCATGGCGCAGGAAGGCCTCGGCGCGCAACTGGAAACCAGTCGCCAGGAGCAGGCCGATCTTCATGAAGCCCGCGCAGCGCTTCAGTCCGAAGCCGCTGTCTTGCGACGAGAAACCGAATGGCTGCAGGCCCAACGGTTGGAAAGCCGAGAAGCGCTCGATGATCTGCAGGCCGAGCGCGATGCGCAGCAAGCGGAGCTGCGTGCACTGAGCGCCGCTCACGCTGCGGTCACAGCCGAGCTGAACGAACAGCAGAAAACCCATGAGCAGCGTCTGGAAGATCTCCAGGGCGCCCGCGATGAGCTGCGTGCGCAGTTTGCCGAGCTGGCAGGCAAGATCTTCGAAGAGCGCGAGCAGCGTTTTGCCGAGACCAGTAACGAGCGTCTTGGCCAGCTGCTTGATCCGCTTAAGGAACGCATCCAGTCGTTCGAGAAGCGCGTCGAGGAGAGCTACCAGAACGAGGCGCGCGAGCGTTTTTCTCTGGCCAAGGAGCTTGAACGACTGCAACAGCTCAACCAGCGCCTCGGCGACGAAGCGACCAACCTGACCCGCGCCCTGCAGGGGCAGAAGACCCAAGGTAACTGGGGCGAGCTGATCCTCGAGCGGGTGCTCGAGCATGCCGGGCTTGAAAAGGGCCGCGAATACCACACACAGGTCAGTCTCAAGAGCGCCGATGGCGAGCGCTTCCAGCCTGACGTGTTGATCCAGCTGCCCGGCGACAAGCAAGTGGTGGTGGACGCCAAGGTCAGCCTCACCGCCTACCAGGCGCTCATCTGCGCCGAAGACGAGGGCAGCCGCGCGCTGGCCCTCAAGCAGCACGTCCTGTCGTTGCGCAATCACCTGAAGGGCTTGTCACTCAAGGACTACCAACGCCTCGAAGGGCTGCAGAGCCTGGATTTCGTCCTGCTTTTCGTGCCCATCGAAGCGGCGTTCGCAGCGGCGCTACAAGCCGACCCCGAGCTGTTTCAGGATGCCTACAGCAAGCACATTGTGATCGTCAGCCCGACCACCCTGCTAGCGACGCTAAGGGTGATCGACAGCCTCTGGCGCCAAGAGCGGCAAAGCCAGAATGCTCGTGAGATCGCCGAGCGTGCAGGGGGGCTGTACGACAAATTTGCCGCGTTCATCCAGGATCTGGACGAGATCGGCAGTCGTCTGCAGCAACTGGACAAGGCCTACCTCGGCGCGCGTAACAAACTCACCGATGGTCGCGGCAATCTGGTAAGCCGCGCCGAACAGCTCAAACTGTTGGGCGCGCGGGCGAGCAAGCGGCTGCCGGCCGATTGGCTCGAGCGTGCCGGGGCCGAGCTGCCGCTAGAAGCTGAGGAGTAG
- a CDS encoding hybrid sensor histidine kinase/response regulator, whose product MSLSGGLIALVALTYMAVLFAIAFYGDRNRSQLSPRVRAWVYSLSLAVYCTSWTFFGAVGQAAEQLWAFLPIYLGPILLMLLAPQVIQKMIMISKQENITSIADFIAARYGKSQPLAVVVTLICLVGVLPYIALQLKGIVLGVNLLVGNEGEAAAGSGAQDTALIVSMVLALFTILFGTRNLDVTEHHRGMVLAIAFESLVKLFAFLAIGAFVTFGLFDGFGDLFNRAHDAPELSEFWQETVNWPAMMVQTTVALMAIVCLPRQFHVTVVENIEPHDFRLARWVFPLYLVLAAVFVIPIALAGQLLLPSGVSPDSFVISLPLAESHPALALLAFIGGASAATGMVIVASVALSTMVSNDMLLPWLLRRKEAEQPFEVFRHWMLSVRRISIVAILLLAYVSYRLLGSSASLATIGQIAFAALTQLAPAMVGALYWKQANRRGVFAGLTAGGLIWLYTLILPLLGWPLEMFPGLQWMYTTDLPFNTSALTLGVTLSLVGNATLFFWVSILSQTRVAEHWQASRFIGQEIHPTASSRRLLAVQVEDLLLLASRFVGAERAELSFQRFARRHGHDYSPRQQADGQWIAHTERLLAGVLGASSTRAVVKAALEGRDMQVDDVVRIVGEASEVLQFNRALLQGAIENITQGISVVDQSLRLVAWNHRYLEMFEYPDGLVYIGRPIADIIRYNAERGLCGPGDPDTHVAKRLYWMRQGRAHTSERTFPNGRVVELIGNPMPGGGFVMSFSDITAYRDAERALKDANEGLEQRVSERTHELSKLNKALTAAKSAAEAASQSKTRFLAAVSHDLMQPLNAARLFSAALSHQHDALPAEARDLVRHLDSSLRSAEDLISDLLDISRLENGRITPDRNPFPLATLFDTLTTEFTMLAAEQGVDFRVHGSRLRVDSDIRLLRRVLQNFLTNAFRYAKGRVVLGVRRQGTSLRLEVWDHGPGIAEDKLRVIFEEFKRLDSHQTRAEKGLGLGLAIADGFCQVLNHPLAVRSWPGKGSVFSVTVPIASQVLRQVTSNGNGEAQQTALTGIQVLCIDNEDSILVGMNSLLSRWGCQVWTASNRAECEALLREDVRPQLVLVDYHLDHGETGSELMAWLRTRLGEPVPGVVISADGRPELIAAIHAAGLDFLAKPVKPAALRALMSRHVPLH is encoded by the coding sequence ATGTCGTTGTCCGGTGGGCTGATTGCGCTGGTCGCCCTCACTTATATGGCCGTGCTGTTTGCCATTGCCTTTTACGGGGATCGCAACCGCAGCCAGTTGTCGCCGCGGGTTCGTGCCTGGGTTTATAGCCTGTCGCTGGCGGTCTACTGCACCAGCTGGACCTTCTTCGGCGCGGTCGGCCAGGCGGCTGAACAACTCTGGGCCTTCTTGCCGATCTACCTTGGTCCGATTCTGCTGATGCTGCTGGCGCCGCAGGTCATCCAGAAGATGATCATGATCAGCAAGCAGGAAAATATCACTTCGATTGCGGACTTCATCGCCGCGCGCTATGGCAAATCGCAACCGCTGGCGGTCGTGGTGACGCTCATCTGCCTGGTCGGCGTGCTGCCCTACATCGCACTTCAGCTTAAGGGCATCGTCCTCGGCGTGAACCTGCTGGTGGGCAATGAGGGCGAGGCCGCGGCCGGCTCCGGCGCGCAGGACACCGCGCTGATCGTATCGATGGTGCTGGCGCTGTTCACCATTCTGTTCGGCACCCGAAACCTGGACGTGACCGAGCACCACCGCGGCATGGTCCTGGCCATCGCTTTCGAGTCGTTGGTCAAGCTGTTTGCCTTCCTCGCGATCGGTGCCTTCGTCACCTTTGGGCTTTTTGATGGTTTTGGCGACCTGTTCAATCGGGCCCACGACGCCCCCGAGCTCTCGGAGTTCTGGCAGGAAACGGTGAACTGGCCAGCCATGATGGTGCAGACCACCGTCGCGCTGATGGCCATCGTTTGCCTGCCACGCCAGTTCCACGTGACGGTGGTGGAAAACATCGAACCGCACGATTTTCGCCTGGCCCGCTGGGTGTTCCCGTTGTACCTGGTACTGGCCGCCGTGTTCGTCATTCCGATCGCCCTGGCTGGCCAGCTGCTGTTACCCAGCGGCGTCAGCCCGGACTCCTTCGTGATCAGCCTGCCACTGGCCGAGTCCCATCCTGCCCTAGCGCTGCTGGCGTTCATTGGCGGGGCGTCGGCCGCGACCGGCATGGTGATCGTGGCCAGCGTGGCGCTGTCGACCATGGTGTCCAACGACATGCTGCTGCCCTGGTTGTTGCGTCGCAAGGAAGCCGAGCAACCTTTCGAAGTGTTCCGCCACTGGATGCTCTCGGTGCGCCGGATCAGCATCGTCGCGATCCTGCTGCTGGCCTATGTCAGCTATCGCCTGCTGGGCTCCAGCGCGAGCCTGGCGACCATCGGCCAGATCGCCTTTGCCGCGCTCACGCAGTTGGCCCCGGCCATGGTCGGCGCGCTGTATTGGAAGCAGGCTAACCGCCGCGGTGTGTTTGCTGGCCTCACCGCAGGCGGACTGATCTGGCTTTACACGCTGATTCTGCCGCTGCTCGGCTGGCCGCTGGAAATGTTTCCTGGCCTGCAGTGGATGTACACAACCGATCTGCCATTCAATACCAGCGCGTTGACGCTTGGCGTCACCCTGTCGCTGGTGGGCAACGCGACGCTGTTCTTCTGGGTGTCAATCCTGTCGCAGACACGTGTCGCCGAACACTGGCAGGCCAGCCGTTTCATCGGACAGGAAATTCACCCCACGGCCAGCAGCCGCCGGCTGCTGGCCGTGCAGGTCGAGGATCTGCTTCTGCTGGCCTCACGTTTCGTCGGCGCCGAGCGCGCCGAACTCAGCTTCCAGCGCTTTGCCCGACGCCACGGCCATGATTACTCACCCCGACAGCAGGCCGACGGTCAATGGATCGCCCATACCGAGCGCTTGCTTGCCGGTGTGCTGGGCGCCTCCTCCACCCGCGCCGTAGTCAAGGCCGCGCTGGAAGGCCGCGACATGCAGGTCGATGACGTGGTGCGCATTGTCGGCGAAGCTTCGGAAGTACTGCAGTTCAACCGCGCACTGCTGCAGGGCGCGATCGAGAACATCACCCAGGGCATCAGCGTGGTCGACCAGTCGCTACGACTGGTGGCCTGGAACCACCGCTACTTGGAAATGTTCGAGTACCCGGACGGGCTGGTCTACATTGGCCGGCCCATTGCCGACATCATCCGCTACAACGCCGAACGTGGCCTCTGCGGACCTGGCGACCCGGACACCCACGTGGCCAAGCGGCTGTACTGGATGCGCCAGGGGCGCGCGCACACCTCGGAGCGCACCTTCCCTAACGGCCGGGTGGTCGAACTGATCGGCAATCCCATGCCCGGCGGCGGCTTCGTCATGAGTTTCAGTGACATCACCGCCTACCGCGACGCCGAACGCGCCCTCAAGGACGCCAACGAAGGCCTCGAACAGCGCGTCAGCGAGCGCACCCATGAATTGTCCAAACTGAACAAGGCGCTGACGGCCGCCAAGAGCGCGGCCGAGGCGGCCAGCCAATCGAAGACGCGTTTCCTTGCTGCGGTCAGCCATGACCTGATGCAGCCGCTGAATGCGGCGCGACTGTTTTCCGCCGCCCTGTCACACCAACACGATGCGCTGCCAGCGGAAGCGCGGGATCTGGTTCGGCATCTGGACAGCTCTTTGCGCTCGGCCGAAGACCTGATCTCCGACCTGCTCGATATCTCGCGCCTGGAAAATGGTCGCATCACCCCCGACCGCAACCCCTTCCCGCTTGCGACCCTGTTCGACACGCTGACCACGGAGTTCACCATGCTCGCCGCCGAGCAAGGCGTCGATTTCAGGGTGCATGGCAGCCGACTGCGGGTCGACAGTGACATCCGCCTGCTGCGCCGGGTGCTGCAGAACTTCCTCACCAATGCCTTCCGCTACGCCAAAGGTCGCGTGGTGCTAGGAGTGCGTCGCCAGGGTACTTCCTTGCGTCTCGAGGTCTGGGACCATGGCCCGGGCATCGCCGAAGACAAGCTGCGAGTGATCTTCGAGGAGTTCAAACGTCTGGACAGCCATCAGACCCGCGCCGAGAAAGGCCTGGGACTGGGTCTGGCGATTGCGGACGGCTTCTGCCAGGTCCTCAACCATCCGCTGGCGGTGCGCTCCTGGCCCGGCAAAGGAAGTGTATTCAGCGTGACGGTACCGATCGCCAGCCAGGTGCTCCGACAGGTCACCAGCAATGGCAATGGCGAAGCGCAGCAAACCGCTCTGACCGGCATCCAGGTGCTGTGCATCGACAACGAAGACAGCATTCTGGTGGGCATGAACAGCCTGTTGTCGCGCTGGGGTTGCCAGGTCTGGACGGCCAGTAACCGGGCCGAATGCGAGGCACTGCTGCGTGAGGACGTGCGCCCACAACTGGTGCTGGTTGACTACCACCTGGATCACGGTGAGACCGGCTCGGAACTGATGGCCTGGCTGCGCACCCGCCTCGGCGAACCGGTGCCCGGAGTGGTAATCAGTGCAGACGGTCGTCCGGAGCTGATCGCGGCGATCCATGCGGCGGGGCTGGACTTTCTCGCCAAACCGGTCAAGCCGGCAGCGTTGCGCGCACTGATGAGCCGCCACGTTCCGCTGCATTGA
- a CDS encoding N-acetyltransferase yields MFTPGPVTLQRGALRLEPLVEADIPALVELAEHNRDELIYLNGPLRPDWYRLAVTEQRQGRAVVFTLRMAERIVGTTRFADFNPALPAAELGWTWIDKAEHGSGLNGSIKHLLLKHAFEDWHLVRLQLKTAASNMRSQRAIEKLGAQREGLLRNHRRLADGRLDDTVLYSITDREWPAVKRLLEPATR; encoded by the coding sequence ATGTTCACGCCGGGTCCGGTCACCTTGCAGCGGGGCGCCCTACGGTTGGAGCCGCTGGTAGAAGCCGACATTCCGGCCTTGGTTGAACTGGCCGAGCACAACCGCGACGAACTGATCTACCTGAACGGGCCCTTGCGCCCCGATTGGTATCGCCTGGCCGTGACCGAACAACGCCAGGGTCGCGCCGTAGTGTTCACCCTGCGCATGGCCGAGCGCATCGTGGGTACGACCCGCTTCGCCGACTTCAACCCGGCATTGCCTGCCGCAGAACTGGGTTGGACCTGGATCGACAAGGCCGAGCATGGCAGCGGCCTCAACGGCTCGATCAAGCACCTACTGCTCAAACATGCTTTCGAAGACTGGCACCTGGTGCGCCTGCAGCTGAAGACGGCGGCAAGCAACATGCGCTCCCAGCGCGCGATCGAAAAGCTGGGTGCACAGCGTGAAGGACTCTTGCGCAATCACCGGCGACTCGCCGATGGCCGCCTGGATGACACCGTGCTGTACAGCATCACCGACCGCGAATGGCCGGCAGTCAAGCGCTTGCTCGAGCCCGCCACGCGCTGA
- a CDS encoding branched-chain amino acid ABC transporter permease produces MSRSQEFLHGCRDILPLIVGAIPFGIIFGTLAIGAGLSSWQAMGMSALVFAGSAQFIAITLITGGVGAAVVLLTTFVVNLRHALYSASMQPFVRHLPSRWRVPLAFWLTDEAFAVIQHRYARDDTSPYKHWFFLGAGLTMYLSWQLATLAGIAFGQAVPNVASWGLDFAMIATFIGIAVPMMRTRPQVASALVAAGVALLTWELPYKLGLIAAALAGIVVGVWLERRAERQLQAEAC; encoded by the coding sequence ATGTCCCGCTCGCAAGAGTTCTTGCATGGCTGCCGCGATATCCTGCCGCTTATCGTCGGCGCCATTCCCTTTGGCATCATTTTCGGAACGCTGGCTATTGGTGCAGGGTTGTCTAGCTGGCAGGCCATGGGTATGTCCGCACTGGTGTTCGCCGGCTCGGCGCAATTCATCGCCATTACCTTGATTACCGGTGGCGTGGGTGCAGCGGTGGTTTTACTCACGACCTTCGTGGTCAACCTGCGGCATGCGCTTTATAGCGCTTCGATGCAGCCTTTCGTCCGGCATTTGCCGAGCCGCTGGCGCGTGCCGCTGGCGTTCTGGCTTACCGATGAAGCCTTTGCCGTCATCCAGCATCGTTATGCTCGCGATGACACTTCGCCGTACAAACACTGGTTCTTCCTCGGCGCTGGCCTGACCATGTACCTGAGCTGGCAGCTGGCGACGCTTGCCGGTATCGCCTTTGGCCAGGCAGTGCCCAACGTTGCCAGCTGGGGCCTGGACTTCGCCATGATTGCCACCTTTATCGGCATTGCCGTACCCATGATGCGCACCCGCCCGCAGGTGGCATCAGCGCTGGTGGCAGCGGGCGTCGCGCTGCTGACTTGGGAGCTGCCCTACAAGCTCGGCCTGATCGCCGCAGCGCTGGCCGGCATTGTCGTTGGCGTCTGGCTCGAGCGACGGGCCGAGCGCCAGCTTCAAGCGGAGGCGTGCTGA
- a CDS encoding branched-chain amino acid transport gives MQIWLLILGMLAITFLTRYSFFAWPNLRFPRLVEQGLHYVPVAVLTAIVVPGMLMPAGEWALDWHNAYLLAGVLSILIAALTRNLLATIAGGLLFFFLLRWAFGQLPL, from the coding sequence ATGCAGATCTGGTTGCTGATCCTGGGAATGCTGGCGATCACCTTTCTGACTCGATACAGCTTCTTCGCCTGGCCCAACCTGCGCTTTCCTCGCCTGGTGGAGCAGGGGCTGCATTACGTACCCGTCGCGGTGCTGACCGCCATCGTAGTGCCAGGGATGTTGATGCCAGCCGGCGAATGGGCGCTGGACTGGCACAACGCCTACCTGCTGGCGGGTGTGCTGTCGATCCTGATTGCGGCCTTGACCCGAAACCTGCTGGCGACCATCGCGGGCGGGTTGCTGTTCTTTTTTCTGTTGCGCTGGGCGTTCGGGCAGTTACCCCTGTGA